In Bacillus weihaiensis, the genomic stretch AACTCCGTATAGAGTGTCCTACAACCCCAAGAGGCAAGCCTCTTGGTTTGGGCTAATTCCGTTTCGCTCGCCGCTACTCAGGAAATCGCGTTTGCTTTCTCTTCCTCCGGGTACTTAGATGTTTCAGTTCCCCGGGTCTGCCTTTATCATCCTATGTATTCAGATGAAAATACTGCTCCATTACGAACAGTGGGTTTCCCCATTCGGAAATCTCCGGATCAAAGCTTACTTACAGCTCCCCGAAGCATATCGGTGTTAGTACCGTCCTTCATCGGCTCCTAGTGCCAAGGCATCCACCGTGCGCCCTTAACAACTTAACCTTTGACATCGAAGATGTCGTTTTTAACATTATTAAGAGAATCACTAAACTAAGCGTTTAAACTCAGTGAATTACTTGAATTGTTTTCGTTATCTAGTTTTCAAGGAACATTGGTGGAGCCTAGCGGGATCGAACCGCTGACCTCCTGCGTGCAAAGCAGGCGCTCTCCCAGCTGAGCTAAGGCCCCATGTGTTATATGATGTTAGATGGTGGGCCTAAATGGACTCGAACCATCGACCTCACGCTTATCAGGCGTGCGCTCTAACCAGCTGAGCTATAGGCCCATCTAAATAATTTAATCGAGAACAAAGTTCTCTCAAAACTAAACAAAATACCAAGCGTACCTCTATATCCTTAGAAAGGAGGTGATCCAGCCGCACCTTCCGATACGGCTACCTTGTTACGACTTCACCCCAATCATCTGTCCCACCTTAGGCGGCTGGCTCCTTACGGTTACCCCACCGACTTCGGGTGTTACAAACTCTCGTGGTGTGACGGGCGGTGTGTACAAGGCCCGGGAACGTATTCACCGCGGCATGCTGATCCGCGATTACTAGCGATTCCAGCTTCATGCAGGCGAGTTGCAGCCTGCAATCCGAACTGAGAATGGTTTTATGGGATTCGCTTAACTTCGCAGTCTCGCAGCCCTTTGTACCATCCATTGTAGCACGTGTGTAGCCCAGGTCATAAGGGGCATGATGATTTGACGTCATCCCCACCTTCCTCCGGTTTGTCACCGGCAGTCATCTTAGAGTGCCCAACTGAATGCTGGCAACTAAGATCAAGGGTTGCGCTCGTTGCGGGACTTAACCCAACATCTCACGACACGAGCTGACGACAACCATGCACCACCTGTCACTTCGTCCCCTAAAAGGGGAACCTTCTATCTCTAGAAGTAGCGAAGGATGTCAAGACCTGGTAAGGTTCTTCGCGTTGCTTCGAATTAAACCACATGCTCCACCGCTTGTGCGGGCCCCCGTCAATTCCTTTGAGTTTCAGTCTTGCGACCGTACTCCCCAGGCGGAGTGCTTAATGCGTTTGCTGCAGCACTAAAGGGCGGAAACCCTCTAACACTTAGCACTCATCGTTTACGGCGTGGACTACCAGGGTATCTAATCCTGTTCGCTCCCCACGCTTTCGCGCCTCAGTGTCAGTTACAGACCAGAAAGTCGCCTTCGCCACTGGTGTTCCTCCAAATCTCTACGCATTTCACCGCTACACTTGGAATTCCACTTTCCTCTTCTGCACTCAAGTTCCCCAGTTTCCAATGACCCTCCACGGTTGAGCCGTGGGCTTTCACATCAGACTTAAGAAACCACCTGCGCGCGCTTTACGCCCAATAATTCCGGACAACGCTTGCCACCTACGTATTACCGCGGCTGCTGGCACGTAGTTAGCCGTGGCTTTCTGGTTAGGTACCGTCAAGGTACTAGCAGTTACTCTAGTACTTGTTCTTCCCTAACAACAGAACTTTACGACCCGAAGGCCTTCATCGTTCACGCGGCGTTGCTCCGTCAGACTTTCGTCCATTGCGGAAGATTCCCTACTGCTGCCTCCCGTAGGAGTCTGGGCCGTGTCTCAGTCCCAGTGTGGCCGATCACCCTCTCAGGTCGGCTACGCATCGTTGCCTTGGTGAGCCGTTACCTCACCAACTAGCTAATGCGCCGCGGGTCCATCTGTAAGTGATAGCTAGAAGCCATCTTTCAATTTCGAACCATGCGGTTCGAAATGTTATCCGGTATTAGCTCCGGTTTCCCGGAGTTATCCCAATCTTACAGGCAGGTTACCCACGTGTTACTCACCCGTCCGCCGCTAATATCAGGGAGCAAGCTCCCATCAATTCGCTCGACTTGCATGTATTAGGCACGCCGCCAGCGTTCGTCCTGAGCCAGGATCAAACTCTCCAATAAAGTAGTTTGACTTGCTCATGTTTTGTACTATATAGTACGTTTTTGTTAATTTTAAAAATTAACGTTTGATACGCTTGGTTTTGTTTAGTTTTCAAAGAACTTTCATCACCCGAAAGCGACCTCTTAAATATAACATATATCAACTTAGTGAGTCAATGACTTTTTTAAAAAGTTTTTTAATCAATCATTTGCTCTGTTTGGCTGACTTTTAAGAGTATATCAGCTTATTTACTAAGAGTCAACAAAATCAGAGCATTTTTTTTTGATTTTTAATTTCTCATGAAATAGCCATGTTTATACTTTAGCCTTAATACAAATTAGACTACCATTCCTCTTATCTTTTTCATAAATAGATTATAAAAGTTCTTCAATATATAGCTCATTATTATCTTTTAATAGCAACATAGTGGATGTGTTTAGATATTTTACAATCGGTCTTGTTGGATAATTTTCATCCACATATAAAATTTCCGCTTCCAGTCCATTAGATAATCTTACTCTAGATCCCACAGATAGTTTTACAATAGCCTGCTTTAAAGCTTGAATGACTTGTAAATCGAATTTACCAAAGTCGTCTTGAACAATTTGTTCGAATACCTTGTATGGAGATTGCTTCCTACGGAATGGTCTCACAGATACCATAGCTTGATACGTGTCAGCTAAAGCAACAATTTTGCTGTATGGATGAAGCTGATCACTGGCAACATTTAAAGGATAACCACTACCATCTAAACGCTCATGATGTTGAAGCACTCCTAGCTTGACTCCATCTTTAATAGACATAATATTCTTTAACATATTATAACTATGCACAGGGTGCTGTTTAATTTCTTTATACTCTGTTTCCGTTAACGTTACTTTCTTGACAATGATTGCTGGTGTAACTTTAGACATTCCACAATCACATAATAGTCCAGTAAGGCTGATTTGGTTCACTTCTCCTTGCTGATATCCTAGCTTTTTAGCAAGGAGGGCACTTAATAATGCAACGGAAATGGAGTGGTGGTAAATATACTCTTCTTCTTTGCAATAATGATAGAGCTTTAGGATCTCATCCTCGTTTTTCTGTAATTCTCCAATGAGTGGAATAATAATCTGTCTTACTTTACCGATATTAACAGGTGAACCAGCCTGCCACCCTAAATAGATAGATTTATACGATTGTACGGCATCTATATATAATTGATAAAAATCACTTTTACTTGTTAGTACCTCATCTACTTTTTCACTGGCATTTAAAACAGCATGTTGCGTTTGATTTTTTGAATCATAATGATTCTCAATCTCCACTTCACTAACTAAAAAAGCCCTTAATGCTTCGATAATTTCCTCTGTAACATTCGTATCTTTGTATACTAATGGTTTGTTTGTTGCAGAGAATACGTTTTTTGAGATTACACTACCCTTTTGTAATTGATTGATTTGAATCTTCAAAGTAATCCCTCCTTTTCCTATTATAACTAAATTAGGACCTCTTGGTTATCTTTTTAAATGAATTATTCGGTACATAAGAGATAAGAAAAAACCCGACTCAGCATGGAAACTCTAATGTAGAGTATCACACCAGTTCGGGTTTTTCATTTATTTATCTGAATTGAGTCCTAATCCAGCTACCACACTTCTTATTCTTCTTCTACATTATCTTCTTTACTTATTTCATCTGCTTCTATCTCAACGTCAGGAGCTGTAAGTACATCTGCTTCTTCTACATTAACGTCTAAATCTCCTTCTTGTGAATCAACATCTTCATCTTCTTCTTTGTCCACAAGAGCTACAGTTGATACCAATACATTTTCATCTAATCTAATGAGTTTCACACCTTGTGTATTACGTCCCATTGTAGAAATGGTTTTAGCATCCATTCTGATGATAATACCGCTCGCTGTAATAAGCATTAAATCTTCTTCACCTGTTGCAGCTTTTACAGAAACAACAGGACCATTCTTATCCGTGATATTACATGTTTTTAATCCTTTACCACCACGGCTTTGGATTCGATATTCACTCGCAGGAGTTCGTTTTCCGTATCCATTACTTGTGACAATTAAAACATCAACATCATCTTCTAAAATTTCCATGCCCACTACATCGTCATCTTCATCTAAGGAAATTCCTTTTACTCCTGTAGCAGTTCGCCCCATTGAACGTACATCCGTTTCAGGGAAACGGATTAACATACCCTTTTTCGTCCCAATTATAATATCCTTTGATCCATCAGTTAGTTTAACTGATATTAGTTCATCG encodes the following:
- a CDS encoding HD-GYP domain-containing protein yields the protein MKIQINQLQKGSVISKNVFSATNKPLVYKDTNVTEEIIEALRAFLVSEVEIENHYDSKNQTQHAVLNASEKVDEVLTSKSDFYQLYIDAVQSYKSIYLGWQAGSPVNIGKVRQIIIPLIGELQKNEDEILKLYHYCKEEEYIYHHSISVALLSALLAKKLGYQQGEVNQISLTGLLCDCGMSKVTPAIIVKKVTLTETEYKEIKQHPVHSYNMLKNIMSIKDGVKLGVLQHHERLDGSGYPLNVASDQLHPYSKIVALADTYQAMVSVRPFRRKQSPYKVFEQIVQDDFGKFDLQVIQALKQAIVKLSVGSRVRLSNGLEAEILYVDENYPTRPIVKYLNTSTMLLLKDNNELYIEELL